The following are encoded together in the Gordonia insulae genome:
- a CDS encoding WS/DGAT/MGAT family O-acyltransferase → MPYMPVTESMFLIAETREQPMHVGGLQLFVPRAGQSATDLAEEIFTTFQECTDVQPLFRKRPASPVTILGNLAWSFDEDIDFEYHVRRTVLPRPGRVRELLRYVSLQHGALLDRFRPMWEVHVIEGLEDGRVALYTKVHHSLVDGVSALKLLQRTLTTDPDDRSGTAPWDPSLTRRRTKKPSTGVGLRSRIGAAVGVGGQIAGMIPATAKVALRGITDPDFISPGNGAPRTILDVAIGSARRFAAQQWPIERLRAVATDMQITLNDVVVAMCAGALRSYLIDQDALPDKPLIASVPVSMHTDSETVGNSITAIMVNLATDQPDPERRLATIVASTRTSKQVVRGLKPLQALALGAANFAPLAFATVPGFVQYTPPQFNIIISNVPGPSQHLYWNGARLEGVYPVSIPMEGLALNITVTSTVDHVNFGLIGARAQLPSLQRLLTHLDTALEELEKVAGIVG, encoded by the coding sequence ATGCCCTACATGCCGGTCACCGAATCGATGTTCCTGATCGCCGAGACGCGCGAGCAGCCCATGCACGTCGGCGGGCTCCAACTCTTCGTGCCCCGCGCGGGACAGTCGGCGACCGACCTCGCGGAGGAGATCTTCACCACCTTCCAGGAATGCACCGACGTCCAACCGCTCTTCCGCAAGCGTCCGGCATCGCCGGTGACGATCCTGGGCAACCTGGCATGGTCCTTCGACGAGGACATCGACTTCGAGTACCACGTCCGGCGGACGGTCCTCCCCCGCCCGGGACGCGTGCGCGAACTCCTCCGCTACGTGTCGCTTCAGCACGGCGCGCTGCTCGACCGATTCCGGCCGATGTGGGAGGTCCATGTCATCGAGGGCCTCGAGGACGGCCGGGTCGCGCTCTACACCAAGGTGCATCACTCGCTCGTGGACGGTGTGTCGGCTCTCAAGCTGCTGCAGCGGACCCTCACTACCGATCCCGACGACCGCAGCGGCACCGCCCCCTGGGACCCGAGCCTCACCCGGCGCCGTACCAAGAAGCCGTCGACAGGCGTGGGTCTCCGCTCACGGATCGGTGCCGCGGTCGGCGTCGGCGGTCAGATCGCCGGCATGATCCCGGCCACGGCGAAGGTGGCGCTGCGGGGCATCACCGATCCGGACTTCATCAGCCCCGGCAACGGGGCGCCACGCACCATCCTCGACGTCGCGATCGGCAGTGCCCGTCGTTTCGCCGCACAGCAGTGGCCGATCGAGCGACTCCGCGCGGTGGCGACGGACATGCAGATCACCCTCAACGACGTCGTGGTCGCCATGTGCGCGGGGGCCCTGCGCTCCTACCTGATCGATCAAGATGCACTACCCGACAAGCCGCTGATCGCCTCGGTCCCGGTGTCCATGCACACCGACAGCGAGACGGTCGGCAACTCCATCACGGCCATCATGGTGAATCTGGCGACGGACCAGCCCGATCCGGAACGTCGGCTGGCGACGATCGTGGCCTCGACCCGCACGAGCAAGCAGGTGGTGCGGGGGCTGAAGCCACTGCAGGCCCTCGCACTGGGTGCGGCGAACTTCGCGCCGCTGGCGTTTGCGACCGTGCCCGGCTTCGTGCAGTACACGCCGCCGCAGTTCAACATCATCATCAGCAACGTGCCCGGTCCGTCGCAGCATCTGTACTGGAACGGAGCACGCCTCGAGGGCGTCTACCCGGTGTCGATACCGATGGAGGGGCTCGCGCTCAACATCACCGTCACGAGCACGGTCGATCATGTCAACTTCGGCCTGATCGGCGCGCGCGCACAGCTGCCCAGCCTGCAGCGTCTCCTCACCCACCTCGACACCGCCCTCGAAGAACTGGAGAAGGTCGCGGGCATCGTCGGGTGA
- a CDS encoding SanA/YdcF family protein codes for MQPVSRVFVAVLVAVELVITIGATWVYVSSSGRIIDDVEVPAGSTALVLGSLVDDGEPGDYVRGRLDTTVDLYRSGLVTRIINSGNGSAAAGNEPAVMRGYLEERGVPTAAIADDPLGFDTEASCRRARDVFDADRVVIITQDFHLSRAIALCSSRGVDATGVAAGCDCPTWTLARNHLRELVLARPRALLSAVAAD; via the coding sequence GTGCAGCCGGTGTCGCGTGTGTTCGTGGCGGTGCTGGTGGCCGTCGAACTGGTGATCACGATCGGCGCGACGTGGGTGTACGTCTCGTCGTCGGGCCGGATCATCGACGACGTCGAGGTCCCGGCCGGATCGACGGCGCTGGTTCTCGGCTCATTGGTCGACGACGGCGAACCCGGCGACTACGTCCGCGGCCGGCTCGACACCACCGTCGACCTCTACCGTTCCGGTTTGGTCACACGAATCATCAACTCCGGCAACGGCTCCGCCGCCGCAGGCAACGAGCCCGCGGTGATGCGCGGCTACCTCGAGGAGCGTGGTGTGCCCACCGCGGCGATCGCCGACGATCCGCTCGGATTCGACACCGAGGCCAGCTGTCGCCGTGCCCGCGACGTGTTCGACGCCGATCGGGTGGTGATCATCACCCAGGATTTCCACCTGTCCCGCGCGATCGCCCTGTGCAGTAGCCGTGGTGTCGATGCGACCGGAGTTGCTGCCGGATGCGACTGTCCGACTTGGACGTTGGCGCGTAACCATCTTCGCGAGCTGGTGCTCGCCCGGCCCCGCGCGTTGCTGAGCGCCGTCGCCGCCGACTGA
- a CDS encoding (Fe-S)-binding protein: MTSTTIAIGTTAAIISLFCWALFLGGVWRMVRTIAQGQKVDSGRFWPLLPRLGTMIKEFIAHTRMTKFRTVGWAHWLVMIGFLGGFLLWFEAYGQSIDPEFHWPVFGDWFIWHLWDELLGIGTVVGILVLIAIRQLNHPRVPERLSRFSGSRFGAAYFVEIVVLLEGLGMILVKASKIATYHHSDPYSDFFTMQVAKILPASPTLVSIFAVIKLMSGMVWLAVVGRNINWGVAWHRFSAFPNIYFKREADGGVALGALKPMMSQGKVLDMETADPDVDAFGAGKVEDFSWKGWLDFTTCTECGRCQSQCPAWNTGKPLSPKLLIMSLRDHGYAKAPYLMAGGRKDMGGDEVGLVDADGNVLEDKLNAIPEAARAEAARKLVGDSKGALDGVSAVDGEFDPEELGAVIDTETLWSCTTCGACVEQCPVDIEHVDHILDMRRYQVLIESDFPTELAGMFKNLENKGNPWGQNSSARTNWIDEMDIEIPVFGKDVESFAGFEYLFWVGCAGAYEDRAKKTTKAVAELLDISAVNFLVLGEGETCTGDSARRAGNEFLFQMLAQQNIEMLGEVFATAPEQRKKIVVTCAHCFNALGNEYPQLGAQYEVVHHTQLLNRLVREKRLVPVAPLGEGVTYHDPCYLGRHNKVYDAPRELMAASGSQLTEMPRHGERSMCCGAGGARMWMEEQIGKRINIDRVDEALDTLGASKGDAPQKVATGCPFCRVMLTDGVTARTSGTEQEGKVEVVDVAQLLLESVKRGAPEVSRGGRYLGPASIPGIAEPAPAAEEKEPEPAAAAAATATATEAKAKPKVGLGMKGGKKPGATAKADAPAAPAESAPAEKKPAAKGFGMGKAKKPGAASGGSAAPAPAEAESSAAVESAAEAAPAEKKPAAKGFGMGSKAKKPGAAKPNAAASEAGVTAPAENQVAETESAPEAAPTADTESSAAAATVAASTEAASTEAKAGKAKGFGMAAGKKRPGGAGSSAPKPAASAPAEAPAESESAPAESEPTTSEPAPSAPATEAASTVAASTEAKPGKAKGFGMAAGKKRPGGAGSSAPAEAPAESDSAAAESAAAEPAESAAAESTATQETPADGGSVSTTESTETAATEAKPGKAKGFGMAAGKKRPGGIGKAAPAKAAAPAPSETATPAEDSSETPAESTTETDTTPAGDDAPAPSPNGSSAKTISEAGASKAKGFGIAAGKKRPGHS, translated from the coding sequence GTGACATCCACGACGATCGCCATCGGTACCACTGCCGCCATCATCAGTTTGTTCTGCTGGGCACTGTTCCTCGGAGGCGTCTGGCGCATGGTGCGCACCATCGCCCAGGGACAGAAGGTCGACAGCGGACGGTTCTGGCCGTTGCTGCCCCGACTGGGCACGATGATCAAGGAATTCATCGCCCATACCCGGATGACGAAGTTCCGCACCGTCGGCTGGGCGCACTGGCTCGTGATGATCGGCTTCCTCGGCGGCTTCCTGCTCTGGTTCGAGGCATACGGACAGTCGATCGATCCGGAGTTCCACTGGCCGGTCTTCGGCGACTGGTTCATCTGGCACCTGTGGGACGAGCTCCTGGGCATCGGCACCGTTGTGGGCATCCTCGTGCTGATCGCGATCCGGCAGCTCAATCACCCGCGCGTACCCGAGCGGCTGTCACGGTTCAGTGGTTCGCGATTCGGCGCGGCCTACTTCGTCGAGATCGTGGTGCTCCTCGAAGGTCTCGGCATGATCCTGGTGAAGGCCAGCAAGATCGCCACCTACCACCATTCGGACCCCTACTCCGACTTCTTCACCATGCAGGTCGCCAAGATCCTGCCCGCGAGCCCCACCCTGGTGTCCATCTTCGCGGTCATCAAACTGATGAGTGGCATGGTGTGGCTGGCCGTGGTGGGCCGCAACATCAACTGGGGCGTCGCATGGCACCGCTTCTCCGCGTTCCCCAACATCTACTTCAAGCGTGAGGCCGACGGCGGCGTCGCACTCGGCGCCCTCAAGCCGATGATGAGTCAGGGCAAGGTCCTCGACATGGAGACCGCCGACCCCGATGTCGACGCGTTCGGCGCGGGCAAGGTCGAGGACTTCAGCTGGAAGGGCTGGCTCGACTTCACCACGTGTACCGAATGCGGTCGCTGCCAGAGCCAGTGTCCGGCATGGAACACCGGTAAACCGCTGTCGCCGAAGCTGCTCATCATGTCGCTCCGCGATCACGGTTACGCGAAGGCGCCCTACCTGATGGCCGGCGGCCGCAAGGACATGGGCGGCGACGAGGTCGGGCTGGTCGACGCCGACGGCAACGTCCTCGAGGACAAGCTCAATGCCATCCCGGAAGCGGCCCGCGCCGAGGCAGCGCGCAAGCTGGTCGGCGACAGCAAGGGTGCGCTCGACGGCGTCAGCGCCGTCGACGGCGAGTTCGATCCCGAGGAACTCGGCGCCGTGATCGACACCGAGACCCTGTGGAGCTGCACCACCTGTGGCGCCTGCGTGGAGCAGTGCCCGGTCGACATCGAGCACGTCGACCACATCCTGGACATGCGTCGCTACCAGGTGCTGATCGAGTCGGATTTCCCGACCGAGCTCGCCGGCATGTTCAAGAACCTGGAGAACAAGGGCAACCCGTGGGGCCAGAACTCCTCGGCGCGCACCAACTGGATCGACGAGATGGACATCGAGATCCCGGTGTTCGGCAAGGACGTCGAATCGTTCGCCGGCTTCGAGTACCTGTTCTGGGTCGGTTGCGCCGGCGCCTACGAGGACCGCGCGAAGAAGACCACCAAGGCCGTCGCCGAACTGCTCGACATCTCCGCGGTCAACTTCCTCGTCCTCGGCGAGGGCGAGACCTGCACCGGCGACTCGGCTCGCCGCGCGGGCAATGAGTTCCTGTTCCAGATGCTCGCCCAGCAGAACATCGAGATGCTCGGCGAGGTCTTCGCGACGGCGCCCGAACAGCGCAAGAAGATCGTCGTCACATGTGCGCACTGCTTCAACGCGCTGGGCAACGAGTACCCGCAGCTCGGCGCACAGTATGAGGTCGTCCACCACACCCAGTTGCTGAACCGGCTGGTCCGCGAGAAGCGGCTGGTTCCGGTGGCGCCGCTCGGCGAGGGTGTCACCTATCACGACCCGTGCTACCTGGGTCGCCACAACAAGGTCTACGACGCCCCGCGTGAGCTGATGGCCGCATCCGGCTCGCAGCTGACCGAGATGCCGCGTCACGGCGAACGGTCCATGTGCTGTGGCGCCGGCGGCGCCCGCATGTGGATGGAAGAGCAGATCGGTAAGCGCATCAACATCGATCGCGTCGACGAGGCGCTCGACACCCTCGGCGCATCGAAGGGTGATGCACCGCAGAAGGTCGCGACCGGCTGCCCGTTCTGCCGCGTGATGCTGACCGACGGCGTGACCGCCCGGACGAGCGGCACCGAGCAGGAGGGCAAGGTCGAGGTCGTCGACGTTGCGCAGTTGCTTCTCGAATCGGTCAAACGTGGTGCACCCGAGGTGAGTCGCGGCGGTCGTTATCTCGGCCCGGCATCCATTCCGGGTATCGCCGAGCCAGCACCGGCTGCGGAGGAGAAGGAGCCCGAGCCGGCCGCTGCGGCGGCCGCGACGGCCACCGCCACCGAGGCCAAGGCGAAACCGAAGGTCGGCCTGGGCATGAAGGGCGGGAAGAAGCCCGGAGCGACCGCGAAGGCGGATGCCCCGGCCGCGCCGGCAGAGTCGGCGCCTGCCGAGAAGAAGCCTGCCGCCAAGGGATTCGGCATGGGCAAGGCCAAGAAGCCGGGCGCAGCGTCCGGCGGATCGGCCGCTCCCGCACCCGCCGAGGCCGAGTCGTCGGCTGCGGTCGAGTCCGCCGCCGAGGCAGCCCCCGCCGAGAAAAAGCCCGCCGCCAAGGGATTCGGCATGGGCAGCAAGGCGAAGAAGCCCGGAGCCGCGAAGCCCAACGCGGCCGCATCTGAGGCGGGCGTGACGGCCCCGGCCGAGAACCAGGTCGCCGAGACAGAGTCCGCACCCGAGGCGGCCCCGACCGCCGACACCGAGTCGTCGGCTGCAGCGGCCACGGTGGCGGCATCGACGGAGGCGGCATCCACGGAGGCCAAGGCCGGTAAGGCCAAGGGATTCGGCATGGCCGCGGGCAAGAAGCGCCCCGGTGGCGCCGGATCGTCGGCGCCCAAGCCTGCTGCGTCGGCGCCCGCCGAGGCCCCGGCCGAATCCGAGTCAGCCCCGGCCGAATCCGAGCCGACGACGAGCGAGCCCGCACCGAGCGCGCCCGCCACCGAGGCGGCATCGACGGTGGCGGCTTCGACGGAGGCCAAGCCCGGTAAGGCCAAGGGATTCGGCATGGCCGCGGGCAAGAAGCGCCCCGGTGGCGCCGGATCGTCGGCGCCCGCCGAGGCCCCGGCCGAATCCGATTCCGCGGCAGCCGAATCCGCTGCCGCTGAGCCCGCCGAATCTGCTGCTGCCGAGTCGACGGCGACGCAGGAGACTCCCGCCGACGGCGGTTCGGTCTCCACGACGGAGTCGACGGAGACAGCGGCCACGGAGGCCAAGCCCGGCAAGGCCAAGGGATTCGGCATGGCCGCCGGCAAGAAGCGTCCCGGCGGGATCGGCAAGGCGGCACCGGCCAAGGCCGCCGCTCCGGCCCCGAGCGAGACCGCGACACCGGCGGAGGATTCGTCGGAGACACCTGCCGAGTCGACGACGGAGACCGACACGACCCCGGCCGGCGACGACGCGCCCGCGCCGTCGCCGAACGGGTCGTCGGCGAAGACGATCTCGGAGGCAGGCGCCTCGAAGGCGAAGGGATTCGGCATCGCGGCCGGCAAGAAGCGGCCCGGGCACTCCTGA